One genomic window of Salirhabdus salicampi includes the following:
- the rapZ gene encoding RNase adapter RapZ: MEQKDIDLVIITGMSGAGKTVAIQSFEDLGYFCIDNLPPALLPKFLELMKENEQKDQKVAVVMDLRGREFFDALLDTLEHIGKESAITEKILFLDADDQVLVNRYKETRRSHPLSPDGLPLNGIHKERGILDELRGRAQQIINTSSLSPRELREKILNNYKEKTQQIFSVNFVSFGFKHGVPIDADLVFDVRFLPNPHYIDSMRSLTGLDSDVFEYVFKWTETQTFLSKLTDLLEFMLPQYKREGKSQIVVGIGCTGGQHRSVAISEHLADTFSKSYVTNVTHREIERKKG, translated from the coding sequence GTGGAACAAAAGGATATTGATCTAGTCATTATTACAGGGATGTCTGGTGCAGGGAAAACAGTTGCAATCCAAAGCTTTGAGGATTTGGGTTACTTTTGTATAGATAATTTGCCACCGGCATTATTGCCGAAATTTTTAGAGTTAATGAAAGAAAATGAGCAAAAGGATCAAAAAGTAGCTGTTGTTATGGATTTACGTGGACGGGAATTTTTTGATGCTTTATTAGATACATTGGAGCATATCGGAAAAGAAAGTGCCATTACGGAAAAAATTCTTTTCCTAGATGCAGATGATCAAGTGTTAGTAAACCGTTATAAAGAGACGAGGCGATCCCATCCACTATCTCCAGACGGTTTACCTTTAAACGGGATTCATAAGGAAAGGGGAATTCTGGATGAGTTAAGGGGAAGAGCGCAACAAATTATTAATACGTCCTCACTATCCCCAAGAGAATTACGGGAAAAAATCTTGAATAACTATAAAGAAAAGACACAACAAATCTTCTCAGTGAACTTTGTTTCTTTTGGATTTAAACATGGGGTCCCAATTGATGCCGACTTAGTATTTGATGTTCGCTTTCTGCCCAACCCCCATTATATTGACTCTATGCGTTCGCTAACAGGACTAGACAGTGATGTTTTTGAATACGTATTTAAATGGACAGAAACCCAAACATTTCTTTCTAAATTAACCGATTTACTGGAATTTATGTTACCTCAATATAAGCGGGAAGGAAAAAGTCAGATTGTTGTAGGAATTGGTTGCACCGGTGGACAACACCGTTCTGTAGCTATTTCTGAACATTTAGCTGACACGTTTTCTAAATCGTACGTAACAAACGTAACTCATCGAGAGATTGAGAGAAAGAAAGGATAA
- a CDS encoding gluconeogenesis factor YvcK family protein: MTTERKPNVVVIGGGTGMPVLLRGLKNYPIDLSAIVTVADDGGSSGRLRNEMAIPAPGDIRKVIAAMSDVEPMLLKLFEHRFQNGNGLSGHSMGNLLLAAMTSITGDFYDGIKEISKVLNVKGNIYPIANQNMYLHAEMNDGTIVSGESKIPNANKKIRRVFLSPDHIEPLPEAVESIRQADLIVIAPGSLYTSTLPNLIVPEIGDAIRLSEGKIVYVCNVMTQAGETDNFTAADHVQVIHDHLTHDLIDAIVVHNTPIDKNIRKVYEQENASPVTYDLERLIHMGLEIIEGDIIESKNKMLRHNTDKIAKLLHSLIM; the protein is encoded by the coding sequence ATGACTACAGAGAGAAAACCGAATGTTGTTGTAATTGGGGGAGGAACAGGGATGCCCGTATTGTTGCGGGGACTGAAAAATTACCCGATTGATTTATCCGCAATCGTAACCGTGGCAGACGACGGTGGAAGTTCAGGCCGCCTTCGTAATGAGATGGCCATACCTGCTCCCGGGGATATCCGGAAAGTCATAGCGGCTATGTCAGACGTAGAACCTATGCTCTTGAAACTCTTCGAACACCGTTTTCAAAATGGGAATGGGTTATCTGGTCACTCAATGGGGAATTTATTGCTAGCAGCTATGACATCGATTACAGGTGATTTTTATGATGGGATTAAAGAAATATCTAAAGTACTAAATGTAAAAGGGAATATTTATCCTATAGCAAACCAAAACATGTATTTACATGCTGAAATGAATGATGGAACCATTGTATCTGGTGAATCAAAGATTCCTAACGCGAACAAAAAAATCCGTCGTGTTTTTTTAAGTCCCGATCATATTGAACCTTTACCGGAAGCGGTGGAATCGATTAGACAAGCAGACTTAATCGTCATTGCTCCTGGCAGCTTGTATACAAGTACATTACCTAATTTAATTGTTCCTGAAATTGGGGATGCGATTCGTTTAAGTGAGGGGAAAATTGTATACGTATGTAATGTGATGACACAGGCAGGGGAAACGGATAATTTTACTGCAGCTGACCACGTACAAGTTATCCACGATCATCTCACCCATGATTTAATCGATGCAATTGTTGTTCATAATACCCCGATTGATAAGAACATACGTAAAGTGTATGAGCAAGAGAATGCCTCGCCTGTAACATATGATCTAGAACGGTTAATCCATATGGGTCTAGAAATCATCGAGGGCGATATTATCGAATCTAAAAACAAAATGTTACGTCACAATACAGATAAAATCGCTAAATTGCTACATTCATTAATTATGTAA
- the whiA gene encoding DNA-binding protein WhiA, whose product MSFASDTKKELTKVEIDDCCTEAELAALIRMNGSLSFTNREYVLDVQTENAAIARRIYVLIKRIYFHPVELLVRKKMRLKKNNVYIVRLKEEVRTLLTDIEILDEPFSFVESIANKYMKKKCCRRSYLRGAFLAGGSVNNPETSSYHLEIFTLYKEHNDALCELMNRFSLHSRTLERKKGYITYLKEAEKITEFLNIIGAHQALLKFEDVRIMRDMRNSVNRLVNCETANLNKTIGAAFRQVENIRYIQKTVGLEKLPDKLRELAEVRLENQDVTLKELGELLSGNISKSGINHRLRKIDEFAEKVRKGAIT is encoded by the coding sequence ATGTCATTTGCTTCTGATACAAAAAAGGAATTGACGAAAGTTGAAATTGATGACTGTTGTACAGAGGCGGAATTAGCGGCTCTCATTCGTATGAACGGATCGCTTTCTTTCACGAACCGGGAATATGTACTGGATGTTCAAACGGAAAATGCAGCTATTGCGAGACGAATTTATGTCCTGATTAAACGGATTTATTTCCATCCAGTTGAACTTCTTGTAAGAAAGAAAATGAGGTTAAAGAAAAATAACGTGTATATTGTACGACTAAAAGAAGAAGTTCGTACGCTTCTTACAGATATTGAAATATTGGATGAGCCCTTTTCCTTTGTTGAATCAATAGCAAATAAATATATGAAAAAGAAATGCTGTCGTCGTTCATATTTGCGAGGAGCATTTTTAGCGGGCGGTTCTGTTAACAATCCAGAAACGTCTTCGTATCATTTGGAGATTTTTACTTTATATAAAGAACATAATGATGCGCTCTGCGAACTAATGAACCGCTTTTCATTACACTCCAGAACATTGGAACGAAAAAAGGGTTATATTACGTACTTAAAAGAAGCGGAAAAAATTACAGAGTTTCTAAATATTATTGGGGCACACCAAGCTTTGTTGAAGTTTGAGGATGTACGTATTATGCGTGATATGCGTAATTCGGTCAATCGACTCGTGAATTGTGAAACAGCGAACTTAAATAAGACGATTGGTGCTGCTTTCCGACAGGTTGAAAATATTCGCTATATTCAAAAGACCGTAGGGTTGGAAAAGCTTCCTGATAAGTTAAGAGAGCTAGCCGAAGTTCGGTTGGAAAACCAAGATGTTACATTAAAGGAACTTGGAGAGTTGTTATCAGGGAACATTAGTAAATCTGGCATCAATCATCGATTACGTAAAATTGATGAATTTGCCGAGAAGGTAAGAAAAGGTGCCATTACGTAA
- a CDS encoding HPr family phosphocarrier protein: protein MIERTVTVQLTAGLQARPAAKFVQEANQFSADIYLKKDGKRVNAKSIMGLMSLAVGNGEDIVLQADGDDAEEALEKLSTFVIEE from the coding sequence GTGATAGAGAGAACAGTTACGGTCCAGTTAACAGCTGGTCTACAAGCAAGACCTGCTGCTAAATTTGTTCAAGAGGCAAATCAATTTTCTGCAGATATTTATTTAAAAAAAGACGGAAAGCGTGTGAATGCGAAAAGCATCATGGGCTTAATGAGCCTTGCTGTCGGAAATGGGGAAGACATTGTTTTACAAGCTGATGGTGATGACGCAGAAGAAGCGTTAGAAAAGCTTTCGACTTTCGTAATAGAAGAATAA
- the clpP gene encoding ATP-dependent Clp endopeptidase proteolytic subunit ClpP, protein MHLIPTVIEQTNRGERAYDIYSRLLKDRIIMLGSAIDDNVANSVVAQLLFLAAEDPEKDISLYINSPGGSITAGMAIYDTMNFIKPNVSTICIGMAASMGAFLLAAGEKGKRYALPNSEVMIHQPLGGTQGQAADIQIHAKRIVEMRDKINKILSDRTGQPLEVIERDTDRDNFMSAEQALKYGLVDKVMESKND, encoded by the coding sequence ATGCACTTAATTCCAACAGTAATAGAACAAACAAACCGCGGTGAACGTGCTTACGATATTTACTCAAGATTGTTAAAAGACCGCATCATTATGCTAGGGAGTGCAATTGATGATAATGTTGCAAACTCAGTAGTTGCCCAATTGCTATTTTTAGCTGCAGAAGATCCTGAAAAGGATATCTCTCTATACATCAATTCACCTGGTGGCTCCATTACAGCAGGTATGGCGATTTACGATACAATGAACTTCATTAAACCAAATGTATCGACGATTTGTATCGGTATGGCTGCATCAATGGGTGCTTTCCTATTAGCTGCAGGTGAAAAAGGAAAACGCTATGCTCTTCCAAATAGTGAAGTAATGATTCACCAACCATTAGGCGGAACGCAAGGTCAAGCAGCAGACATTCAAATTCATGCGAAACGTATCGTTGAAATGCGCGATAAAATTAATAAAATCTTATCCGATCGCACAGGTCAACCACTTGAAGTGATTGAGCGTGACACGGATCGTGATAACTTTATGTCTGCCGAACAAGCACTTAAATACGGACTTGTAGACAAAGTAATGGAAAGTAAAAACGACTAA
- a CDS encoding glutaredoxin family protein — MNTTITLYIKERCPLCDEAKELLFLFRDDYDFTIEEIDIYQDPYLLEKYHLSIPVIRIKNKELDGAHLNYGKVEQLLKETIT; from the coding sequence ATGAATACGACAATCACATTATATATAAAAGAAAGATGCCCTTTATGTGATGAAGCAAAAGAGCTGCTTTTTCTATTTCGAGACGATTATGATTTTACTATTGAGGAAATTGACATATACCAAGACCCATATTTGCTTGAAAAGTACCATTTATCAATTCCGGTCATAAGGATAAAGAACAAGGAATTAGACGGTGCGCATCTCAATTATGGAAAAGTTGAACAATTGTTGAAAGAAACGATTACATAA
- a CDS encoding sugar-binding transcriptional regulator, with amino-acid sequence MQEIIRLQQKIAPDVLTVLERRYQLLKIISLLQPIGRRSLAEQTDNPERLIRSDVEFFQEQGFVDVNAKGMTITPEGTHLVEQLSSVMNQLSGLDDLEEQLRKKFNLQQVIVVPGNSDDVSRVKQELGKACVKFLQQILGEHMTIAVTGGSTMSAVAKSMKPLNYENCLFVPSRGGLGEQVENQANTICVEMAQKAKGTYRLLYVPDPISEESYHTLIEEPAVKEILETIRQADVVIHGIGDAMTMAERRKTPAQQLEKLKDAHAVGEAFGYYFDKSGEIIHKVRTVGLQVENLETIPHVIAVAGGASKADAIASYFKLAHCTVLITDEAAATMLVKGNSLSI; translated from the coding sequence ATGCAAGAGATTATTCGACTACAACAGAAAATTGCTCCGGATGTTTTAACCGTATTGGAACGTCGTTACCAGTTGTTAAAGATTATAAGTTTATTACAACCAATCGGCCGTAGAAGTTTAGCTGAACAAACCGATAACCCAGAGCGACTTATCCGTTCGGACGTCGAGTTCTTCCAGGAACAAGGATTTGTCGATGTGAATGCAAAGGGAATGACAATTACACCTGAAGGAACTCATCTAGTAGAACAATTGTCGTCGGTGATGAACCAACTATCGGGTTTAGATGATTTAGAGGAACAATTACGAAAGAAATTCAATTTACAACAAGTAATTGTTGTTCCTGGTAATAGTGATGATGTTTCTCGGGTAAAACAAGAATTAGGGAAAGCTTGTGTAAAGTTTCTTCAACAAATTTTAGGAGAGCATATGACGATTGCGGTCACCGGCGGATCTACAATGTCCGCTGTCGCAAAGTCGATGAAGCCTCTAAATTATGAAAATTGTTTATTTGTACCATCTCGGGGTGGACTAGGAGAGCAAGTGGAAAATCAAGCGAATACGATCTGTGTTGAAATGGCACAAAAAGCAAAAGGTACATACAGGCTCTTATATGTTCCAGACCCGATAAGTGAAGAGTCTTACCACACATTAATAGAGGAACCAGCAGTTAAAGAAATCTTAGAAACGATTCGTCAGGCAGATGTGGTCATTCATGGTATCGGTGACGCTATGACTATGGCAGAGAGAAGAAAAACGCCTGCCCAACAACTGGAAAAGTTAAAAGATGCTCATGCTGTTGGTGAGGCATTTGGGTATTATTTTGACAAAAGTGGTGAAATTATTCATAAAGTGCGTACAGTTGGACTTCAAGTGGAGAATTTGGAAACAATTCCCCATGTGATTGCTGTAGCTGGTGGTGCTTCTAAAGCTGATGCTATCGCTTCTTATTTTAAATTAGCGCACTGTACAGTACTGATTACTGATGAAGCAGCAGCAACAATGCTTGTAAAGGGAAATTCCCTTTCTATATAA
- the gap gene encoding type I glyceraldehyde-3-phosphate dehydrogenase: MAVKVGINGFGRIGRNVFRAALKNDEVEIVAINDLTDAEMLAHLLQYDSVHGKLDQDVTVNGSNLVVGEHEIKVLSERDPAQLGWGDLGVEVVIESTGRFTQREDAKKHLDAGAKKVIISAPAKNEDFTVVMGVNEDKYDPASHHVISNASCTTNCLAPFAKVLNDKFGLKRGMMTTVHSYTNDQQILDLPHKDYRRARAAAENIIPTTTGAAAAVGKVLPELNGKLNGMAMRVPTPNVSLVDLVAELDTNVSEEEVNAAFKEAAEGDLKGILEYSDEPLVSSDYNGSPASSTIDAQSTLVMEDNFVKVVSWYDNESGYSNRCVDLAAYLAKKGL, encoded by the coding sequence ATGGCAGTAAAAGTAGGTATTAACGGTTTTGGACGTATTGGGCGTAACGTATTTCGTGCGGCTTTAAAAAATGATGAGGTTGAAATTGTAGCGATTAACGATTTAACCGACGCAGAAATGCTTGCACACCTTTTACAATATGACTCTGTACATGGCAAACTTGATCAAGATGTTACAGTTAACGGATCTAACTTAGTGGTAGGTGAACATGAAATTAAAGTACTTTCAGAGCGTGATCCTGCTCAATTAGGTTGGGGTGACCTGGGCGTTGAAGTTGTGATTGAATCAACTGGACGTTTCACACAACGTGAGGATGCGAAAAAACACCTTGATGCTGGTGCGAAAAAAGTAATTATTTCTGCTCCTGCGAAAAACGAAGACTTCACAGTTGTAATGGGAGTTAACGAAGATAAATACGATCCAGCTAGCCATCACGTAATTTCAAACGCTTCTTGTACTACAAACTGCCTTGCACCTTTTGCGAAGGTATTAAATGATAAATTCGGTCTTAAGCGTGGTATGATGACTACAGTCCATTCATACACGAACGACCAACAAATTCTAGACTTACCTCATAAGGATTACCGTCGTGCTCGTGCCGCTGCAGAAAACATCATCCCAACAACAACTGGTGCGGCAGCAGCTGTTGGAAAAGTTCTTCCAGAGCTTAACGGTAAATTAAATGGTATGGCTATGCGTGTACCGACTCCAAACGTTTCTCTAGTTGACTTAGTTGCAGAGCTTGACACAAACGTTTCTGAGGAAGAAGTTAATGCAGCATTTAAAGAAGCCGCTGAGGGTGACCTTAAAGGTATTCTTGAATATAGTGATGAGCCATTAGTATCTAGTGACTACAACGGAAGCCCAGCTTCTTCTACAATCGATGCTCAATCAACACTTGTTATGGAAGATAACTTCGTAAAAGTTGTTTCTTGGTATGACAACGAGTCTGGTTACTCAAATCGTTGTGTAGACTTGGCGGCATACTTAGCAAAAAAAGGTCTATAA
- a CDS encoding phosphoglycerate kinase, which produces MKKKTIRDVELKGKKVFCRVDFNVPMSDGKITDDTRIRAALPTIQHLVNEGAKVILASHLGRPKGTVVDELRLDPVAKQLSELLDQTVTKTDEVVGSEVNEAVSQLNDGDVLLIENVRFHPGEKENSPELAQQFAELADLYVNDAFGAAHRAHASTAGVASYLPAVAGLLLEKELNVLGKALEDPDRPFTAIIGGAKVKDKIGVIDHLLDKVDNLIIGGGLAYTFVKARGLEIGKSLLEEDKIDLAKEFMHKAKEKNVNFYMPVDVVVADDFSNDANNKVVPIEEIPSDWEALDIGPETRKRYDEVIQSSKLIIWNGPMGVFEIDLFSNGTKSVAASLAKTSGYSVIGGGDSAAAVDKFGYADQMSHVSTGGGASLEFMEGKVLPGVAALNDKE; this is translated from the coding sequence TTGAAGAAGAAGACAATCCGAGACGTTGAGCTCAAAGGAAAAAAGGTGTTTTGTCGAGTAGATTTTAACGTCCCAATGAGTGACGGAAAAATCACTGATGATACTAGAATTCGCGCAGCATTACCAACGATTCAACATTTAGTGAATGAAGGTGCAAAAGTTATTTTAGCCAGTCACTTAGGTCGCCCGAAGGGAACAGTTGTTGATGAGCTGCGCCTTGACCCTGTTGCCAAACAGCTGAGTGAATTACTTGACCAAACAGTTACAAAAACGGACGAAGTTGTTGGTAGTGAAGTAAACGAAGCCGTTTCACAATTAAATGATGGGGACGTCTTACTAATCGAAAACGTTCGTTTCCATCCAGGTGAAAAGGAAAACAGTCCTGAACTAGCACAGCAATTTGCAGAACTTGCAGATCTTTATGTAAATGATGCTTTTGGTGCAGCACACCGTGCTCATGCATCCACAGCGGGAGTTGCAAGTTATCTTCCAGCAGTAGCAGGACTTCTACTTGAGAAGGAATTGAATGTTCTAGGAAAAGCTCTCGAAGACCCTGATCGTCCATTTACGGCGATTATTGGTGGGGCGAAAGTTAAAGATAAAATAGGTGTGATTGATCATTTATTAGATAAAGTAGATAACTTAATTATTGGCGGTGGATTAGCTTATACATTTGTAAAGGCTAGAGGCTTAGAAATTGGTAAATCACTTTTAGAAGAAGATAAAATTGATTTAGCAAAAGAATTTATGCATAAAGCAAAAGAGAAGAACGTGAACTTCTATATGCCTGTTGATGTTGTCGTTGCAGATGATTTCTCTAATGATGCGAATAATAAAGTTGTTCCGATTGAAGAAATTCCTTCCGACTGGGAAGCGTTAGATATTGGTCCAGAAACGAGAAAACGTTACGATGAAGTCATTCAAAGTTCTAAACTGATCATTTGGAATGGGCCTATGGGTGTATTCGAGATTGATTTATTCTCAAACGGAACGAAATCCGTTGCAGCATCACTTGCAAAAACGTCTGGCTATAGTGTAATTGGTGGTGGAGACTCTGCCGCAGCAGTAGATAAATTCGGTTATGCTGATCAAATGAGTCACGTTTCAACGGGTGGCGGTGCTTCCCTTGAATTTATGGAAGGTAAAGTACTACCAGGTGTAGCAGCTCTGAATGATAAAGAATAA
- the tpiA gene encoding triose-phosphate isomerase has translation MRKKVIAGNWKMNKLSSEVNSFVEEAVTKVPSDEKVESVVCAPFVYLPQLVEQTKGTELKVGAQNMHFETSGAYTGEVSPTMLKDIGVTYVVIGHSERRELFNETDETVNKKAKAAFDHGLTPIICVGETLEQRESNETKSVVEDQVVKALAGLTEEQVKASIIAYEPIWAIGTGKTASSEDANEVCAHVREVVKQSVSADAGEAVRIQYGGSVKPANVDELLAQSDIDGALVGGASLEAESFLKLVEAGTK, from the coding sequence ATGCGCAAAAAAGTAATTGCAGGAAACTGGAAAATGAACAAATTATCTAGTGAAGTAAACAGCTTTGTAGAGGAAGCAGTAACAAAGGTTCCTTCTGATGAAAAAGTAGAGAGTGTTGTTTGTGCTCCGTTTGTCTATTTACCACAGTTAGTCGAGCAAACGAAAGGGACGGAGTTAAAAGTTGGTGCTCAAAACATGCACTTTGAAACAAGTGGTGCGTATACAGGTGAAGTAAGTCCAACAATGTTAAAAGACATTGGGGTAACTTATGTCGTGATCGGTCACTCAGAAAGAAGAGAACTGTTTAATGAAACAGATGAGACAGTTAATAAAAAGGCAAAAGCTGCATTTGATCATGGTTTAACACCTATTATTTGTGTAGGTGAAACACTTGAGCAGCGTGAAAGCAATGAAACGAAAAGCGTTGTTGAAGACCAAGTGGTTAAGGCGTTAGCTGGCCTAACAGAAGAACAAGTGAAAGCTTCTATTATTGCTTATGAACCAATTTGGGCAATTGGTACAGGTAAAACAGCATCTTCCGAGGATGCAAATGAAGTGTGTGCTCACGTGCGTGAAGTTGTAAAACAGTCTGTTTCTGCTGATGCTGGTGAAGCTGTACGTATTCAATACGGAGGTAGTGTAAAGCCTGCAAACGTTGACGAACTATTAGCTCAATCTGATATTGACGGCGCTTTAGTAGGTGGCGCAAGTTTAGAAGCGGAGTCCTTCCTAAAATTAGTGGAGGCAGGTACAAAATGA
- the gpmI gene encoding 2,3-bisphosphoglycerate-independent phosphoglycerate mutase — protein sequence MTNKLAALIILDGYALRDEVMGNAVKQANTHNFDRYWNEFPHSTLKASGEAVGLPEGQMGNSEVGHLNIGAGRVVYQNLTRIHLSIRDKSFFENEVLVNAVKHAKENGKALHILGLLSDGGVHSHIHHVYALLELASQHGLEKVYVHGFLDGRDVGPTTAKQYIAETEDKMREFGVGQFATISGRYYAMDRDKRWERVEKAYRAMVYGDGPQFTSATEVVESSYNEEVHDEFVIPSVITDNGAPVGTVEEGDAMIFFNFRPDRATQLTNTFTNADFNDFDRGEKAPNNTHFVTFTQYSDDIDAHVAFGPNMPTNTIGEVVAKNGLTQLRIAETEKYPHVTYFMNGGREEKFEGEDRILINSPKVATYDLQPEMSAYEVTDALLNDIEQGNHNVTLLNFANPDMVGHSGKLEPTIKAVEVVDECLGKVVDKILEKGGQVIITADHGNADEVTTLEGKPMTAHTTNAVPVIVTKKGLELREDGILGDLAPTLLDLLQIEQPAEMTGKSLIKK from the coding sequence ATGACGAACAAACTAGCAGCACTAATCATCTTAGATGGCTATGCTCTTCGTGACGAAGTGATGGGGAATGCTGTTAAACAGGCTAATACACATAACTTTGACCGTTATTGGAACGAGTTCCCACATTCCACACTAAAAGCGTCAGGAGAAGCGGTAGGCTTGCCTGAAGGACAAATGGGAAATTCGGAAGTAGGGCACTTAAATATAGGTGCAGGTCGAGTAGTATATCAAAATTTGACGCGTATTCACTTATCTATTCGTGATAAGAGCTTTTTCGAAAACGAAGTATTAGTTAATGCCGTAAAGCATGCGAAAGAGAATGGCAAAGCCCTCCATATTTTAGGTTTACTTTCTGACGGTGGTGTACATAGCCATATCCACCATGTATATGCGTTATTAGAACTCGCTTCGCAACACGGATTAGAGAAAGTATACGTTCACGGCTTCCTTGACGGACGCGACGTTGGACCAACAACAGCGAAACAATATATTGCTGAAACAGAAGATAAGATGAGGGAATTTGGTGTAGGACAGTTTGCGACGATTTCAGGACGTTACTATGCTATGGACCGGGATAAGCGTTGGGAACGTGTTGAAAAGGCTTATCGCGCGATGGTTTACGGTGATGGACCACAATTCACAAGTGCAACAGAAGTCGTTGAATCTTCTTATAACGAAGAGGTACATGATGAATTTGTCATTCCATCTGTCATCACGGATAACGGTGCCCCAGTAGGGACGGTAGAAGAAGGAGATGCGATGATTTTCTTTAATTTCCGTCCTGACCGTGCAACACAACTTACAAACACGTTTACAAATGCGGATTTTAACGATTTTGACAGAGGTGAAAAAGCACCGAACAACACACACTTCGTAACTTTCACTCAATATAGTGATGATATTGATGCCCATGTAGCATTTGGACCAAATATGCCTACAAACACGATTGGGGAAGTAGTGGCGAAAAACGGTTTAACACAACTACGTATTGCTGAAACAGAAAAATATCCCCACGTTACGTATTTTATGAATGGTGGAAGAGAAGAGAAGTTTGAAGGAGAAGACCGCATTTTAATAAACTCTCCTAAAGTTGCAACATACGATCTTCAACCTGAAATGAGTGCTTATGAAGTTACTGACGCCCTTTTAAACGATATTGAACAAGGTAATCATAATGTTACGCTTCTAAACTTTGCCAACCCTGATATGGTGGGTCACTCAGGTAAATTAGAACCGACAATTAAAGCAGTTGAAGTTGTCGACGAATGTTTAGGCAAAGTTGTTGATAAAATATTGGAAAAGGGTGGACAAGTCATTATTACAGCTGACCATGGGAATGCTGATGAAGTGACAACCCTGGAAGGTAAACCGATGACAGCTCATACAACAAACGCCGTACCTGTTATTGTGACAAAAAAGGGACTAGAGTTAAGAGAAGACGGAATTTTAGGTGACTTAGCTCCAACATTATTAGATTTGCTGCAAATTGAACAACCAGC